The Pyrus communis chromosome 9, drPyrComm1.1, whole genome shotgun sequence genome has a segment encoding these proteins:
- the LOC137745288 gene encoding uncharacterized protein encodes MSDQHPRLNHLRSTSQLLRQATTSFAGNLFTFVFLSLLIFSFRTVVENGTHLLTTFVDRDPSLKSLLSRLDLAGAGNPNHRSPRSQAEPPSPITLRRRHRPVLHLTRVGTLDEDFFSGDDDDARSLFGSNRIAPILIFSSSSHSTSKLGFNGTYGTRVSEIMRSSLTFKAEKFTLSDDSARDRDSDGDSNDREEKGGDDEMDDRAVDLQFFIKGLELGRQDVATLFFVVSFLSAAYGWVILGFLVTYSWVLGIVFTTVVNDLIGRFTSFIGLVWDGSRLGIKRLSGFILMRWAVRDALTQLLGLWYFGEIEDQYSFFKLFIRLKLMPFSVMPPWIRGYEKEITGFLFMWYLLDTLVAFVFSVDAWVAIVDSRKSGKEIVKEGCHLMLSMLSQAIQIKCLESVLCGESVRWALTRICGRSFAKLFQSTVEVYFMVAWLIFYFAVSTRSRDASSQGERIGALD; translated from the coding sequence ATGAGCGATCAGCATCCACGGTTGAACCACCTCCGCAGCACCTCCCAGCTCCTCCGACAAGCCACGACGTCGTTCGCCGGCAACCTCTTCACCTTCGTCTTCCTCTCCCTCCTCATCTTCTCCTTCCGTACGGTCGTCGAAAATGGGACCCACCTCCTCACAACCTTCGTCGACCGCGACCCTTCTCTCAAATCCCTCCTCTCCCGCCTCGACCTCGCTGGAGCCGGAAATCCCAACCACCGGTCTCCCCGATCTCAGGCCGAGCCCCCTTCTCCGATAACTCTCCGCCGCCGACACCGCCCAGTTCTCCACCTCACCCGGGTCGGAACCTTAGACGAGGATTTCTTCTCCGGTGATGACGACGACGCCCGATCCCTTTTCGGCTCCAATCGGATCGCCCCCATCCTcattttctcctcctcctctcactCCACCTCCAAATTAGGGTTTAATGGAACTTACGGGACTAGGGTTTCTGAGATCATGCGCTCCAGCCTCACGTTCAAGGCCGAGAAATTCACCTTATCCGATGATAGTGCTAGAGACAGAGATAGCGACGGAGATAGCAATGACCGAGAAGAGAAAGGGGGCGATGACGAAATGGACGATCGGGCTGTCGATTTGCAATTCTTCATCAAGGGATTGGAGCTAGGTCGCCAGGACGTGGCGACGTTGTTCTTCGTTGTGAGTTTCTTATCTGCAGCTTACGGTTGGGTAATTCTAGGGTTTCTTGTAACGTATTCATGGGTTCTTGGCATTGTTTTTACCACAGTTGTGAATGATCTGATCGGGCGGTTTACTTCGTTTATTGGTCTGGTTTGGGATGGGTCCAGATTGGGCATCAAGAGGCTCTCTGGGTTCATTCTCATGAGGTGGGCGGTGAGAGATGCTCTCACTCAGCTTCTGGGATTGTGGTATTTCGGCGAAATTGAGGACCAGTACTCTTTTTTCAAGCTATTTATCAGGTTAAAGTTGATGCCTTTTTCGGTTATGCCTCCCTGGATTCGAGGTTATGAGAAGGAGATTACTGGGTTTTTGTTTATGTGGTACTTGCTGGATACATTGGTGGCATTCGTATTTTCTGTCGATGCATGGGTTGCCATAGTGGATTCAAGGAAGAGTGGGAAAGAGATTGTCAAGGAAGGCTGTCATTTAATGTTGTCAATGTTGAGCCAAGCTATCCAAATtaagtgtttagaatctgtatTGTGTGGGGAATCTGTAAGATGGGCTTTAACTCGAATCTGTGGAAGATCGTTTGCCAAGCTCTTTCAGTCGACTGTGGAAGTTTACTTTATGGTTGCTTGGCTCATATTTTACTTTGCAGTGAGCACGAGGAGTAGAGATGCTAGTTCTCAGGGGGAGAGGATTGGAGCCCTAGATTGA
- the LOC137745212 gene encoding adenosine kinase 2-like: MASEGILLGMGNPLLDISAVVDEEFLQKYDLKPNNAILAEDKHLPMYDEMSSKYNVEYIAGGATQNSIRVAQWMLQIPGATSYMGSIGKDKYGEEMKKNSKLAGVNVHYYEDETAPTGTCAVCVVGGERSLIANLSAANCYKFEHLKKPENWALVEKAKYIYIAGFFLTVSPDSIQLVAEHAAANNKVFSMNLSAPFICEFFKDAQEKALPYVDYVFGNETEARTFSKVRGWETDDVEQIALKISQWPKASGTHKRITVITQGADPVVVAEDGKVKNFPVDKLPKEKLVDTNGAGDAFVGGFLSQLVQEKAIEDCVKAGNYAANVVIQRSGCTYPEKPDFN; encoded by the exons atGGCGTCCGAGGGAATTCTGTTGGGGATGGGCAACCCACTGCTAGACATCTCCGCCGTCGTCGACGAGGAGTTCTTGCAGAA ATATGACCTCAAGCCCAACAATGCGATTCTTGCAGAGGACAAGCACCTGCCCAT GTACGACGAAATGTCTTCCAAGTACAACGTGGAGTACATTGCTGGAG GTGCTACTCAGAATTCCATTCGAGTTGCTCAG TGGATGCTTCAAATACCTGGTGCAACAAGTTATATGGGTTCCATTGGAAAGGACAAGTATGGtgaagagatgaagaagaaCTCAAAACTTGCTGGTGTTAAT GTTCACTATTATGAGGATGAGACTGCCCCAACGGGAACTTGTGCTGTCTGTGTTGTTGGTGGTGAAAG GTCCCTTATTGCCAATTTGTCAGCTGCTAACTGCTACAAATTTGAGCATTTAAAGAAACCCGAAAATTGGGCACTGG TTGAGAAGGCCAAGTACATCTACATTGCTGGTTTTTTTCTAACTGTATCCCCGGACTCCATCCAGCTTGTTGCTGAACATGCTGCTGCAAATAACAAG GTTTTCTCAATGAACCTTTCTGCTCCATTTATCTGTGAGTTTTTCAAGGATGCTCAGGAGAAAGCTTTGCC GTATGTGGACTATGTTTTTGGAAATGAGACGGAAGCAAGAACCTTCTCGAAAGTTCGTGGCTGGGAG ACTGATGATGTCGAGCAAATAGCTCTAAAGATCTCCCAATGGCCCAAAGCATCAGGGACACACAAGAGGATTACTGTTATTACTCAGGGCGCAGATCCTGTAGTTGTTGCTGAGGATGGCAAAGTGAAAAATTTCCCAGTGGACAAGTTGCCCAAAGAGAAATTGGTCGATACCAATGGAGCAG GGGATGCATTTGTTGGAGGTTTTCTATCTCAGTTGGTTCAAGAGAAAGCCATCGAAGACTGCGTGAAAGCTGGCAACTATGCTGCAAATGTTGTTATCCAGAGGTCTGGCTGCACCTACCCAGAGAAGCCTGATTTCAATTAA